In Mycobacterium sp. JS623, one genomic interval encodes:
- a CDS encoding amidohydrolase family protein, whose amino-acid sequence MTVTLTERKPAAERIAVRCVDSDVHPVPKSGVLAQYIPEPWRSKYFLPRRIGDQIYYDAPDYAHAYAMRTDTFPADGEFAGSDPDLAFKQLIMEAGADIAILEPAAYPARFPEVNHAMSCALNDWQANHWLDSHNNWHERWRGSICVAIETPEDGAREIERWAGHPYMGQILIKAEPRPAWGDPKYNPIWEAATRNDITVSCHLSRSHHEELPIPPVGFPSYNHDFMVTYSLLAANQVMSMVFDGLFDRFPTLRIVLVEHAFSWILPLMWRMDAIYEARKSWVDIKRKPSEYVKDHIKFTTQPLDYPEDKTELTRAFEWMECEKILLFSSDYPHWTFDDPRWLVKHLPEHAREAVMFRNGIATYHLPDTVPALEGQVRVF is encoded by the coding sequence ATGACGGTCACACTGACAGAGCGCAAGCCCGCAGCGGAGCGCATCGCCGTGCGCTGTGTCGACTCCGATGTGCATCCAGTGCCCAAGAGCGGGGTGTTGGCGCAGTACATCCCGGAACCGTGGCGCAGCAAGTACTTCCTGCCGCGCAGGATCGGCGACCAGATCTATTACGACGCACCGGATTACGCACACGCGTACGCGATGCGGACGGACACCTTTCCTGCCGACGGAGAATTCGCGGGCAGCGATCCGGATCTGGCGTTCAAGCAGCTGATCATGGAGGCGGGCGCCGACATCGCGATCCTCGAACCGGCCGCCTATCCGGCGCGCTTCCCCGAGGTGAATCACGCGATGAGTTGCGCGCTCAACGACTGGCAGGCCAACCACTGGCTGGACAGTCACAACAACTGGCATGAGCGCTGGCGCGGTTCGATCTGCGTCGCGATCGAAACCCCAGAAGATGGCGCGCGCGAAATCGAGCGGTGGGCAGGGCACCCGTACATGGGGCAGATCCTGATCAAGGCCGAGCCGCGACCCGCCTGGGGCGACCCTAAGTACAACCCGATCTGGGAGGCCGCCACCCGCAACGACATCACGGTGAGCTGCCATCTGTCGCGCAGCCATCACGAGGAGCTGCCGATCCCGCCGGTCGGATTCCCCAGTTACAACCACGATTTCATGGTCACCTATTCGCTGCTCGCGGCTAACCAGGTGATGAGCATGGTGTTCGACGGCCTCTTCGATCGGTTCCCGACACTGCGAATCGTGTTGGTGGAACACGCTTTCAGCTGGATCCTGCCGCTGATGTGGCGGATGGACGCCATCTACGAAGCCCGCAAGTCGTGGGTGGACATCAAGCGCAAGCCGTCGGAGTACGTCAAGGACCACATCAAGTTCACCACTCAGCCGCTGGACTATCCCGAGGACAAGACGGAGCTGACCCGCGCGTTCGAGTGGATGGAGTGCGAGAAGATCCTGCTGTTCTCCTCGGACTATCCGCACTGGACGTTCGACGACCCCCGGTGGCTGGTCAAACATCTGCCCGAGCATGCAAGGGAGGCCGTGATGTTCCGCAACGGCATCGCGACCTATCACCTGCCTGACACGGTGCCGGCCCTCGAGGGCCAGGTGCGGGTATTTTGA
- a CDS encoding cytochrome P450, producing MTKPKLKFNPVAQEYFENPYEVYKRMRDEAPIYYDEDEDFYALTRHADVAAALKDYESFSSSRGCDLGMVRTGEVPQRSIIFMDPPDHRHMRSLLNKAFTPRAIQSQRDTVVELVEHYLSKVDPDNFDVVQDFSGPFPVEVITRMAGVPEDFRQQVRHWIDTSLEREPGQIELSEKNMQANIDSAMYYYSLVQERRENPQDDMISRLIAAEIPDDEGHLRKLDDIEITGFTTLLGGAGAETVTKLVGSAVVEFARHPEQWQMLLDDRSKVPDAVEELLRYVGPVQYNVRYTLKEAHLPSGTVPAHKPVFLMKAAANRDPRAFDNAETFDITRDKAQSQNLGLGYGIHSCLGAALARLETTIALEHLLDFMPRYEVDFAGLHRVTMQNVAGYRNVPVKVLK from the coding sequence ATGACCAAGCCGAAACTGAAGTTCAACCCGGTCGCGCAAGAGTACTTCGAAAACCCGTACGAGGTCTACAAGCGGATGCGGGACGAGGCACCCATCTACTACGACGAGGACGAGGACTTCTACGCGCTGACGCGGCACGCGGATGTGGCGGCGGCGCTGAAGGATTACGAGTCGTTCTCGTCGTCGCGCGGATGTGATCTCGGCATGGTGCGAACCGGCGAGGTACCGCAGAGGTCGATCATCTTCATGGACCCGCCCGACCATCGACACATGCGCAGCCTGCTCAACAAAGCGTTCACGCCGCGGGCCATCCAGTCGCAGCGCGACACCGTCGTCGAACTCGTCGAGCATTACCTGAGCAAGGTCGATCCCGACAACTTCGATGTTGTGCAGGACTTCTCCGGCCCGTTCCCGGTCGAGGTGATCACCCGGATGGCCGGCGTGCCGGAGGACTTCCGTCAGCAGGTTCGGCACTGGATCGACACCAGCCTGGAACGCGAGCCCGGTCAGATCGAACTGTCCGAGAAGAACATGCAGGCCAACATCGATTCGGCGATGTACTACTACAGCCTGGTTCAAGAGCGGCGGGAGAACCCGCAGGACGACATGATCAGCCGCCTCATCGCCGCCGAGATCCCGGACGATGAGGGCCATCTGCGCAAGCTCGACGACATCGAGATCACTGGGTTCACCACGCTGTTGGGCGGCGCGGGCGCCGAGACCGTCACCAAACTGGTCGGCAGCGCAGTGGTCGAGTTCGCCCGGCACCCCGAGCAGTGGCAGATGCTGCTCGACGACCGCAGCAAGGTACCCGATGCCGTCGAGGAACTGCTGCGCTACGTCGGCCCGGTGCAGTACAACGTGCGCTACACGTTGAAAGAGGCACACCTGCCCAGCGGCACCGTGCCCGCGCACAAGCCCGTGTTCCTGATGAAGGCCGCGGCCAACCGCGACCCGCGCGCGTTCGACAACGCCGAGACGTTCGACATCACGCGGGACAAGGCGCAGTCGCAGAACCTGGGTCTCGGCTACGGCATCCACAGCTGCCTCGGCGCTGCGCTGGCCCGGTTGGAGACGACGATCGCACTCGAGCACCTGCTCGACTTCATGCCACGGTATGAGGTCGATTTCGCTGGGCTGCACCGGGTGACGATGCAAAACGTCGCGGGCTACCGCAACGTTCCGGTGAAGGTGTTGAAGTGA
- a CDS encoding NADH-ubiquinone oxidoreductase-F iron-sulfur binding region domain-containing protein has protein sequence MTSTATDLIIAASPNCEPRLLRPSAGSDYRPLDDADALLEQVDLSGLLGRGGAAFPLGTKLRTVRDAGRPGFETVVVANGEEGEPASIKDRWLLRNRPHLVLDGLRLATAMVGASRAYVYVSDQQSATAVAGALGELKPGTFGETAVSVVTVEPTYVAGEETAAIRRINGGPAKPTDKPPRPFEEGVLGLPTMVSNVETLANLPFIHEHGAQEFRTVGTPMSPGTFLATITGAGRPAALYELPHGTAFSELLTLHGLPAESVRGALMGGYFAGLLNTEILDATLDHETIRRLGSGLGCGAMSILTDDCPVAVAASVMSYFDRENAGQCGSCFNGTAAMAAVTSALRDGVATDEDLVRLERWSVVLRGRGACGTLDGATNVAASLLRQFPQLVAQHLANDCPTCRTAAFEAVRPYEVEAVAHP, from the coding sequence ATGACCTCCACCGCGACCGATCTCATCATCGCCGCGTCGCCGAACTGCGAGCCGCGGCTGCTGCGCCCGTCGGCTGGCAGTGACTACCGGCCGCTCGACGATGCCGATGCGCTGCTGGAGCAGGTCGACCTGTCGGGGCTTCTTGGTCGTGGCGGCGCCGCCTTTCCTCTTGGCACCAAGTTGCGCACGGTGCGCGACGCCGGACGCCCGGGCTTCGAAACGGTGGTCGTCGCGAATGGGGAAGAGGGTGAACCCGCGTCGATCAAGGACCGGTGGCTGCTGCGCAACCGACCGCATCTGGTACTCGACGGGCTGCGCCTGGCGACCGCGATGGTGGGCGCAAGCCGGGCGTATGTGTATGTCTCCGACCAACAGTCGGCCACGGCGGTGGCCGGTGCGCTCGGTGAACTGAAGCCCGGGACCTTCGGCGAGACCGCCGTCAGCGTCGTCACCGTGGAACCCACCTACGTCGCGGGCGAGGAAACAGCCGCGATACGCCGCATCAACGGCGGACCGGCGAAACCGACCGACAAACCACCTCGCCCGTTCGAAGAAGGCGTGTTGGGCCTGCCGACGATGGTCAGCAATGTCGAGACGCTGGCCAACCTCCCGTTCATCCACGAGCACGGCGCGCAGGAGTTTCGCACGGTCGGGACGCCGATGTCGCCGGGCACCTTCCTCGCCACCATCACGGGTGCTGGTCGGCCCGCAGCGCTGTACGAGTTACCGCACGGCACAGCGTTTTCTGAGCTGCTGACATTGCACGGCCTGCCGGCCGAGTCGGTGCGCGGTGCACTGATGGGTGGCTACTTCGCCGGCCTGCTCAACACCGAGATTCTCGACGCGACGCTCGACCACGAGACGATCCGTCGGCTCGGCAGCGGTCTCGGCTGCGGTGCGATGTCGATTCTGACCGACGACTGCCCGGTCGCCGTCGCCGCCTCGGTGATGTCGTACTTCGACCGCGAGAACGCGGGCCAGTGCGGATCGTGCTTCAACGGCACCGCGGCGATGGCAGCCGTCACGTCGGCGTTACGCGATGGTGTGGCAACCGACGAAGACCTCGTTCGTCTCGAACGATGGTCGGTCGTGCTACGCGGCCGCGGCGCGTGCGGCACCCTCGACGGCGCCACCAACGTCGCCGCGAGCCTGCTGCGGCAGTTTCCCCAACTGGTCGCGCAACATCTCGCGAACGATTGCCCAACCTGTCGGACCGCCGCGTTCGAGGCAGTGCGGCCCTACGAAGTGGAGGCGGTGGCGCATCCATGA
- a CDS encoding DUF1330 domain-containing protein, which yields MPKGYIIITEDVKDPAGMAEYGKLASKAMAGSTLLSFDTKPEVLEGEWHGTQTVVLEFESVEAAREWYNSDAYQEAAKLRQAAADCNGVIVAGL from the coding sequence GTGCCAAAGGGTTACATCATCATCACCGAAGACGTCAAGGATCCGGCAGGGATGGCCGAGTACGGCAAGCTGGCGAGCAAGGCGATGGCCGGCTCGACTCTGCTGTCGTTCGACACGAAACCCGAAGTGCTGGAGGGTGAATGGCACGGCACGCAGACCGTCGTGCTGGAGTTCGAATCCGTCGAAGCGGCCCGCGAGTGGTACAACTCGGATGCCTACCAGGAGGCGGCCAAGCTGCGGCAGGCCGCCGCCGACTGCAACGGAGTCATCGTCGCGGGGCTGTAA
- a CDS encoding thiolase C-terminal domain-containing protein, with amino-acid sequence MTRPLPELTIQNEFFWTAGGDGVLRIQECRDCEALIHPPQPVCRYCRGRNMGVRDVSGKATLSAFTVNHRFGFSDLPPPYVVAQVAILEDPRVRLTTNIVECEPDSLELGQVVEVVFEKIEDVWLPLFRPTAETQSGPQAVDEIAPQDFGRYVAPMLTEAKFEERSAITGIGMSKLGRRQMVPPLSLTIDACEQAVADAGLTFDDIDGLSTYPGLDIAGMGEGGVSAVEGALGLRPTWINGGMDTFGPGGSVIAAMTAIATGMARHVLCFRTLWEATFQQLMKEGRMSPPGGARTSSWQMPFGATSAAHTLALNAQRHFDRYGTTRETLGWIALNQRANAALNPTAIYRDPMSMDDYLSARMITTPFGLYDCDVPCDGAIAVVVSAVDVAKDMPKKPVLFEAVGTQIVERTDWDQTTMTHEPQVLGQSAHLWTRTSLRPKDVDVAELYDGFSFNCLSWLEALGFCGIGEAKDFLDGGKAIARDGVIPLNTHGGQLSHGRTHGMGLIHEAVTQLRGDAGERQVKDARVAVVSSGGLTPSGAILMRTDT; translated from the coding sequence GTGACCCGGCCGCTGCCCGAACTCACGATCCAGAACGAGTTCTTCTGGACCGCAGGAGGCGACGGCGTACTGCGCATCCAGGAGTGCCGCGATTGTGAGGCGCTGATCCATCCGCCACAGCCGGTGTGCCGGTATTGCCGCGGCCGCAACATGGGCGTGCGCGACGTGTCCGGCAAAGCCACACTGTCGGCGTTCACGGTGAACCACCGATTCGGCTTCTCCGACCTGCCGCCGCCGTATGTGGTGGCGCAGGTCGCCATCCTCGAGGATCCGCGAGTTCGCCTGACCACCAACATCGTTGAATGCGAGCCAGACTCGCTGGAGCTCGGCCAGGTTGTCGAGGTCGTCTTCGAGAAGATCGAAGATGTCTGGCTGCCGCTGTTTCGGCCCACGGCCGAGACCCAGTCGGGGCCGCAGGCCGTCGACGAGATCGCGCCGCAGGACTTCGGCAGGTACGTCGCCCCGATGCTCACCGAGGCGAAGTTCGAGGAGCGCTCGGCGATCACCGGCATCGGTATGTCGAAGCTCGGCAGGCGGCAGATGGTGCCGCCGCTGTCGCTGACCATCGACGCGTGCGAACAAGCTGTCGCCGACGCGGGTCTGACGTTCGACGACATCGACGGCCTTTCCACATATCCCGGGCTCGATATCGCAGGCATGGGCGAGGGCGGGGTCAGCGCCGTGGAAGGCGCGCTCGGGTTGCGACCGACATGGATCAACGGCGGCATGGACACCTTCGGCCCGGGCGGTTCGGTCATCGCGGCGATGACAGCGATCGCCACCGGGATGGCCCGCCACGTGCTGTGCTTCCGCACATTGTGGGAGGCGACGTTCCAGCAGCTGATGAAGGAAGGCCGGATGTCCCCGCCTGGAGGCGCGCGGACCTCCAGTTGGCAGATGCCCTTTGGCGCGACATCGGCGGCGCATACGTTGGCGCTCAACGCCCAACGTCACTTCGACCGCTACGGCACTACGAGGGAGACGCTCGGCTGGATCGCGTTGAACCAGCGCGCCAATGCGGCGTTGAACCCAACGGCGATCTATCGCGATCCGATGTCCATGGACGACTATCTGAGCGCCCGGATGATCACCACACCGTTCGGGTTGTACGACTGCGACGTCCCATGCGACGGCGCAATCGCGGTGGTCGTCTCGGCCGTCGACGTCGCCAAGGACATGCCTAAAAAGCCCGTGTTGTTCGAGGCAGTCGGAACCCAGATCGTCGAACGCACCGACTGGGATCAGACCACGATGACGCATGAGCCGCAGGTGCTTGGACAGTCCGCACACTTGTGGACGCGAACATCGCTGCGGCCCAAGGATGTCGACGTCGCCGAGCTCTACGATGGTTTCTCGTTCAACTGCCTGTCTTGGCTGGAGGCCCTTGGCTTCTGTGGCATCGGCGAGGCGAAGGACTTTCTCGACGGAGGCAAAGCGATTGCCCGCGACGGGGTGATTCCGCTGAACACCCACGGTGGTCAGCTGTCGCATGGCCGCACGCACGGCATGGGCCTGATCCATGAAGCCGTGACGCAGTTGCGCGGCGATGCGGGTGAGCGCCAAGTGAAGGATGCGCGGGTCGCGGTGGTCAGCAGCGGCGGCCTCACGCCGAGCGGGGCGATCCTGATGCGGACGGACACATGA
- a CDS encoding ferredoxin, whose product MSDGLRIRLDRTLCDGFGICGKHAPEYFSLDDWGYASLIGDGTVPEKDRDAVMRALLDCPVHAIIYMGEHRPTSDGAAHPDAQESPEPQPKTDDSEAISGFVR is encoded by the coding sequence ATGAGTGACGGCTTGCGGATTCGGCTCGATCGAACACTCTGCGACGGTTTCGGCATCTGCGGCAAGCACGCCCCCGAGTATTTCTCGCTCGACGACTGGGGCTACGCGTCGCTGATCGGCGACGGCACCGTGCCCGAGAAGGACCGTGATGCGGTCATGCGGGCGCTGCTCGACTGCCCCGTGCACGCGATCATCTACATGGGTGAGCACCGGCCAACAAGTGACGGAGCCGCGCACCCCGATGCGCAGGAATCACCGGAGCCCCAGCCCAAAACCGATGACAGCGAGGCGATCTCGGGATTCGTCCGGTGA
- a CDS encoding NAD(P)-dependent oxidoreductase, with protein MSQVGFVGAGRMGAPMVRRLVEAGHEVRALGRSVEKRRAASELGAQPVADLADIGADVDVVVVCVFTDEQVHQVCLDSVLLSTMQSGASVVIHTTGSPRTAETIAAEASPSGIGVVDAPVSGGPHDIAAGHVTLFVGGPDDTVERVRPVLASYGDPILHVGPIGAGQGVKLINNTLFAAQIGLLHEAVRLGERLGINEKRLLDAIGHGSAASRVADIVGARGSVDAFIEMVGEFVGKDVAVARKTAAELGSQLGLLDDVINAGLRG; from the coding sequence ATGAGTCAGGTCGGTTTCGTCGGCGCGGGCCGCATGGGTGCGCCCATGGTGCGGCGCTTGGTCGAGGCCGGCCATGAGGTGCGCGCGCTCGGCAGATCCGTCGAGAAGCGCCGCGCCGCCAGCGAACTCGGCGCGCAGCCGGTCGCCGATCTGGCGGACATCGGAGCAGACGTCGACGTCGTCGTTGTCTGCGTGTTCACCGACGAGCAGGTCCACCAGGTCTGTTTGGACAGCGTGCTGCTGTCGACCATGCAATCCGGTGCCTCGGTCGTCATCCACACCACCGGCAGCCCGCGCACAGCGGAAACCATTGCCGCCGAGGCGTCGCCGTCGGGCATCGGTGTTGTCGACGCGCCGGTGAGTGGCGGCCCGCACGACATCGCCGCGGGACACGTGACGCTGTTTGTCGGCGGCCCCGACGACACCGTCGAGCGCGTCAGGCCTGTGCTGGCCAGCTACGGCGACCCGATCCTGCACGTCGGCCCGATCGGTGCGGGCCAAGGCGTCAAGCTGATCAACAACACGCTGTTCGCCGCGCAGATCGGGCTGCTGCACGAGGCCGTGCGGCTCGGTGAGCGGCTCGGCATCAACGAGAAGCGACTGCTCGACGCGATCGGCCACGGCAGCGCGGCGAGCCGGGTCGCGGACATTGTCGGGGCCCGCGGTTCGGTTGACGCGTTCATCGAAATGGTCGGCGAGTTCGTCGGCAAGGACGTCGCCGTCGCGCGCAAGACGGCGGCCGAACTCGGCAGCCAGCTGGGACTTCTCGACGACGTGATCAACGCAGGATTGCGGGGGTAG
- a CDS encoding Rieske (2Fe-2S) protein, which translates to MSDEKKTPRLAQGREHVVATVDEIPPGTHKLVSIGRHGVGVYNVNGNFYAIANYCPHEGGPLCSGRARGRTVVDDNVPGDAVMVRDLEYIYCPWHQWGFELATGTTAVKPEWSIRTYPVRVVGKDVMVQA; encoded by the coding sequence GTGAGCGACGAAAAGAAGACGCCTCGGCTGGCGCAGGGGCGTGAGCATGTGGTCGCGACAGTCGACGAGATCCCGCCCGGCACACACAAGCTCGTGTCCATCGGGCGCCATGGCGTTGGCGTCTACAACGTCAACGGCAATTTCTACGCGATCGCGAACTACTGCCCCCACGAAGGCGGGCCGCTGTGTTCAGGCCGGGCTCGCGGTCGCACGGTCGTGGACGACAATGTCCCTGGCGACGCGGTGATGGTCCGCGATCTCGAATACATTTACTGTCCCTGGCACCAATGGGGTTTCGAACTCGCGACCGGAACAACCGCAGTCAAACCGGAGTGGAGCATTCGCACGTATCCCGTCCGAGTGGTTGGCAAAGATGTAATGGTGCAGGCATGA
- a CDS encoding ferredoxin, whose translation MTQKVVVDFGLCESNGVCMGIIPEVFQLDGQDFLHILQEEVTPQNEQQIREAVRQCPRQAISISDE comes from the coding sequence GTGACTCAGAAGGTAGTGGTCGACTTCGGCCTGTGCGAAAGCAACGGGGTATGCATGGGCATCATCCCCGAGGTATTCCAGCTCGATGGCCAGGATTTCCTGCACATCCTGCAGGAGGAAGTGACGCCGCAGAACGAACAACAGATTCGCGAAGCGGTTCGGCAGTGCCCGCGACAGGCCATCTCGATATCTGACGAGTAA
- a CDS encoding NAD(P)-dependent oxidoreductase codes for MRVGFIGLGSQGGPMARRIVEGGFETTLWARREASLEPYADTAAKTAGSPAELAAASDLVCLCVVGDDDVREVVYGDTGVLAGLASGGIVAIHSTVHPDTCREIAEKAAAQGVSVIDAPVSGGGPAVEEGTLLVMIGGDEDVVERCRPVFATYADPIVHLGPLGSGQVTKILNNLLFSANLGSAITTLELGDALGIPRDKLCEVLNRGSAVSKALGSIAVFGGTLDGLAPIAGALLQKDVRHAASLAANVSAPEGAVFGAADAALKSMDHPR; via the coding sequence ATGCGCGTCGGATTCATCGGACTGGGCAGCCAGGGCGGGCCCATGGCGCGGCGGATCGTCGAGGGCGGCTTCGAGACCACGCTGTGGGCGCGCCGCGAGGCGAGCCTCGAACCGTATGCGGACACCGCTGCGAAGACCGCGGGTTCCCCCGCCGAGCTCGCCGCCGCCAGCGACCTGGTCTGCCTGTGCGTCGTCGGCGACGACGATGTCCGCGAGGTGGTGTACGGCGACACGGGAGTGTTGGCCGGCTTGGCGTCTGGCGGAATCGTCGCGATTCACAGCACGGTGCACCCCGACACCTGTAGGGAGATCGCCGAAAAGGCAGCCGCGCAAGGGGTTTCGGTGATCGACGCGCCGGTGAGCGGTGGCGGGCCAGCGGTTGAGGAGGGCACGCTGTTGGTCATGATCGGCGGCGACGAGGATGTCGTCGAGCGCTGCCGCCCGGTGTTCGCCACTTACGCCGACCCGATCGTGCACCTCGGCCCGCTCGGCAGCGGCCAGGTCACCAAGATCCTTAACAACCTGTTGTTCAGTGCCAACCTGGGCAGCGCGATCACCACACTCGAATTGGGCGACGCCCTCGGCATTCCGCGCGACAAGCTGTGTGAGGTGCTCAATCGCGGGTCGGCCGTCAGCAAGGCGCTCGGCAGCATCGCGGTGTTCGGCGGAACGCTGGACGGACTCGCGCCGATCGCCGGTGCGCTGTTACAGAAGGATGTTCGCCACGCAGCCAGCCTCGCCGCCAACGTGTCCGCGCCAGAGGGTGCCGTGTTCGGCGCGGCCGACGCCGCCTTGAAATCGATGGATCACCCGAGATGA
- a CDS encoding ferredoxin: MKVKVDEDRCRGHGMCLTLCPDVFQMTDDGYAVADPSEVPAGLEGAAQEAIVNCPEQAISEINY; encoded by the coding sequence ATGAAAGTAAAGGTCGACGAGGATCGCTGCCGCGGCCACGGCATGTGCCTGACGCTGTGCCCGGATGTGTTCCAGATGACCGACGACGGGTATGCCGTCGCCGACCCGTCGGAGGTGCCCGCCGGTCTCGAGGGTGCGGCGCAGGAGGCCATCGTGAACTGTCCAGAGCAAGCGATCAGCGAAATCAACTACTAG
- a CDS encoding alpha/beta hydrolase has protein sequence MSPRPRVVIVDGVPMSGLIAPADDPKAVVVAFHGGASTAAYFDCPGHPDLSILRTGVAQGYTMVALDRPGYGASAPYPDAMARPEQRVALTYGAIDKILGADPRGAGLVLLGHSAGCELAVRLAAHQRAEADVIGLELAGTGVEYHPATAEILKTATATQRPKGLRDILWQPEHLYPDDVLSGMTNSTTGALYEIDMTQRWPRQYFPELAARIAVPVQFTVAEHERVWRSDPETLAQIGAMFTSSPRFTVNEQAGTGHNLSLSRSAAAYHAKVLSFVGECVAAHQGTSKELEAG, from the coding sequence ATGAGCCCGCGGCCGCGCGTCGTGATTGTCGACGGCGTGCCAATGTCGGGCCTGATTGCGCCCGCAGACGATCCCAAAGCGGTCGTCGTCGCGTTTCACGGCGGGGCAAGCACCGCTGCGTATTTCGACTGCCCGGGCCATCCGGACTTGTCGATTCTGCGCACCGGCGTCGCCCAGGGCTACACGATGGTGGCGCTCGACCGGCCGGGCTACGGTGCGTCGGCACCCTACCCCGACGCGATGGCGCGCCCCGAACAGCGGGTGGCGCTGACGTACGGGGCGATCGACAAGATCCTGGGCGCCGACCCTCGCGGGGCCGGACTGGTACTGCTCGGCCATTCGGCGGGCTGTGAACTCGCAGTGCGACTGGCCGCGCACCAGCGTGCCGAAGCCGATGTCATCGGTCTCGAATTGGCAGGCACCGGTGTGGAATACCACCCGGCGACGGCGGAGATCCTGAAGACCGCCACCGCCACTCAGCGCCCCAAGGGACTTCGCGACATCCTGTGGCAGCCCGAGCACTTGTATCCCGACGATGTGTTGTCGGGCATGACGAACTCGACGACCGGTGCTCTCTACGAGATCGACATGACGCAACGCTGGCCACGGCAATACTTTCCGGAGCTCGCGGCGCGCATAGCTGTGCCAGTGCAGTTCACGGTCGCCGAACACGAGCGGGTATGGCGGTCGGATCCCGAGACGCTCGCGCAGATCGGCGCGATGTTCACCTCATCGCCGCGATTCACCGTCAATGAACAAGCCGGCACCGGTCACAACCTGTCGCTTTCACGCAGCGCCGCCGCGTATCACGCCAAGGTGCTGTCGTTCGTCGGGGAATGTGTTGCCGCGCACCAAGGCACATCGAAGGAACTGGAGGCGGGTTGA
- a CDS encoding alpha/beta fold hydrolase — translation MTEQSIEINGGNVVYEILGEHGDYIALTPGGRFSKDIDGLRPLAEELVKGGYRVLLWDRPNCGKSDVQFYGQSESHMRAETLHALITGLGIGPCILAGGSGGARDSMLTTMLYPEIVRKLVVWNIVGGVYGTFVLGSYYIVPSILAVRGAGMKGVIHVDEWKKRIEDNPANRERFMALDPDDFLRLMLRWLNAFVSKPGQTIPGVDDEMFDNIKVPTLIIRGGENDLDHPKRTSLEVSCLIKGSELIDPPWPEDAWERAGEERASGKVKRFNMFDTWVQAAPAILKFLDG, via the coding sequence ATGACTGAACAGTCCATTGAAATCAATGGCGGCAACGTCGTCTACGAAATCCTCGGTGAGCACGGTGATTACATCGCGCTGACGCCGGGCGGTCGGTTCAGCAAGGACATCGACGGGCTGCGTCCGCTGGCCGAGGAACTGGTCAAGGGCGGCTACCGGGTGCTGCTGTGGGACCGTCCGAACTGCGGCAAGTCCGACGTGCAGTTCTATGGACAGAGCGAATCCCACATGCGTGCAGAGACACTGCACGCGTTGATCACCGGGCTGGGCATCGGACCATGCATCCTTGCGGGCGGTTCGGGCGGGGCCCGCGACTCGATGCTGACGACGATGCTTTACCCCGAGATCGTCCGAAAACTCGTGGTGTGGAACATTGTCGGCGGTGTGTACGGCACGTTCGTCCTCGGTTCGTACTACATCGTGCCGAGCATCCTCGCGGTGCGGGGCGCCGGGATGAAGGGCGTCATTCACGTCGACGAGTGGAAGAAGCGCATCGAAGACAACCCCGCAAACCGCGAACGCTTCATGGCGCTCGACCCCGACGACTTCCTCAGGCTGATGTTGCGCTGGCTCAACGCGTTCGTCTCGAAGCCCGGCCAGACGATCCCCGGTGTCGACGACGAGATGTTCGACAACATCAAGGTGCCGACGCTGATCATCCGCGGCGGCGAGAACGACCTGGACCACCCGAAGCGGACTTCGCTGGAGGTCAGCTGCCTCATCAAGGGCTCAGAGCTGATCGACCCGCCGTGGCCGGAGGATGCGTGGGAGCGTGCTGGTGAGGAGCGTGCCTCGGGAAAGGTAAAGCGGTTCAACATGTTCGACACGTGGGTGCAGGCCGCGCCCGCAATCCTGAAGTTCCTGGACGGCTAG